A genomic segment from Branchiostoma floridae strain S238N-H82 chromosome 7, Bfl_VNyyK, whole genome shotgun sequence encodes:
- the LOC118419460 gene encoding leucine-rich repeat-containing protein 24-like, giving the protein MFHNLKTLLVLLLIILKEAGPIAACNTRCSSDCRCSSRGLRTVPQFLPISVTTLYLRSNKITAMSPSDFLRYRSLKKLDLSHNQLTSIQPGTFSNLPQLHTLILSRNKITHILPGMFSNLIQLQQLSLPFNQITIIQPGSFSNLLQLKHLNLNNNDINIIQKDAFSNLPRLQQLYMNNNKIRTIQPSLFSDLPPLQKLYLYNNQMTTLPLAAYSTLSLIPNIHIFNNPWQCDCKMLPVRLKMSESHSFENQITCSKPDNLKDQMLKDVSPKDLLDCEEPSIVSFQRVDNNTLAQGEPLHLVCEASGIPTPDITVTIPSEQNATTVESGGRVTLGANGSTGTTITTAEFVTAADAGLYVCTAANHAGSTLATLFVDVHLNIPRTTTEASTLSVGTTSISAQSTSNNNNNNNNNNNIASPTFYVPIHVGSTPSEQPLSSPTFSQAIPVSSTAPEQFKSSPTPSAPVLVHPLPSEEPESHPNLSMSVPIAPIAGAAAGTVLIGCLILTIFWKKSTRSRSVGPDSGVVSNSTDTTATVTTGGHDQMHQTP; this is encoded by the coding sequence ATGTTTCACAACTTGAAGACACTGCTGGTCCTTCTgctgatcatcctgaaggaagcTGGACCGATCGCAGCCTGCAACACAAGATGTTCATCAGACTGCAGATGCAGCAGTAGAGGCCTCAGAACCGTTCCTCAGTTTCTACCTATCAGTGTCACTACCCTTTACTTAAGAAGCAATAAGATCACAGCTATGAGTCCATCTGATTTCTTAAGATACAGGAGTTTGAAAAAACTAGATCTGTCCCACAACCAACTAACTTCCATTCAGCCCGGTACATTTTCTAACCTACCACAGCTACATACATTGATCCTGTCCAGAAACAAAATAACACACATTCTGCCAGGTATGTTTTCAAACCTGATACAGCTGCAACAGTTGTCTCTGCCCTTCAACCAAATAACTATCATTCAGCCTGGTTCATTCTCAAATCTGTTGCAGCTGAAGCACTTAAACCTGAATAACAATGATATAAACATCATTCAGAAAGATGCATTTTCAAACCTGCCCAGGCtccaacaattgtacatgaacAATAACAAGATAAGGACCATCCAGCCCAGTTTGTTCTCAGATCTCCCTCCGTTGCAAAAGTTGTACTTGTACAACAACCAGATGACGACACTTCCATTGGCAGCCTATTCCACACTGTCATTGATCCCCAACATACATATTttcaacaacccctggcagtgtgactgcaaAATGCTTCCTGTTAGGCTAAAGATGAGTGAGTCTCATTCATTTGAAAATCAGATAACTTGTTCCAAACCGGACAACTTAAAAGATCAAATGCTGAAAGATGTCAGTCCTAAAGATCTTCTGGACTGTGAAGAGCCAAGCATTGTAAGCTTTCAGAGGGTTGACAATAACACACTGGCACAGGGGGAGCCTCTCCATTTGGTCTGTGAGGCTTCAGGTATCCCtacaccagacatcacagtcaccATCCCATCTGAACAGAATGCCACAACTGTTGAATCAGGTGGGAGGGTGACTTTGGGAGCGAATGGTAGTACTGGTACTACCATTACCACAGCTGAAtttgttactgcagcagatgcAGGTCTGTATGTCTGTACTGCAGCAAATCATGCTGGCTCCACATTAGCCACTCTCTTTGTTGATGTCCACTTGAATATCCCCAGAACTACAACAGAGGCTTCAACTCTCTCTGTAGGCACCACCAGTATTTCAGCCCAATCCACaagcaacaacaataacaacaacaacaacaacaacaacattgctTCTCCTACTTTCTATGTACCCATACATGTTGGCTCCACACCCTCAGAACAGCCTTTGTCTTCTCCCACCTTCTCCCAGGCTATACCTGTTAGTTCTACAGCTCCAGAACAGTTCAAGTCTTCTCCTACTCCCTCTGCACCTGTTCTTGTCCATCCTTTACCCTCAGAAGAACCTGAATCTCATCCCAATCTCTCCATGTCTGTTCCCATTGCCCCTATTGCTGGTGCAGCAGCTGGCACTGTCCTCATTGGTTGCCTCATTTTGACAATCTTTTGGAAGAAGTCGACCAGGAGTCGCTCTGTTGGCCCAGACTCTGGTGTTGTGTCCAACAGCAcagacaccacagctactgtaacaacCGGTGGTCATGACCAGATGCACCAGACACCTTGA